A region of Vitis vinifera cultivar Pinot Noir 40024 chromosome 15, ASM3070453v1 DNA encodes the following proteins:
- the LOC109123996 gene encoding uncharacterized protein LOC109123996: protein MSDEITPITLTALYEMMVDLTRRVERIELILSGHPSSSRGAPGVAMPSLPHLTSSTPATLGASHPRSRPLQQHSSSISLATLARPPSWLRGPPVVTVPQDRFPSHRRCRRHFSDLSAPLSRVFEMFQAMGFLAPLAPRTLPDPVPPQFCLDLYCAYHQSVGHHTDRCTALRHAIQDIVDSGTFGHPQSDMSLISTPAQAMHADAPSPVVPDLIDLGD, encoded by the coding sequence ATGTCGGACGAGATCACACCCATTACTCTTACTGctctttatgagatgatggtggATTTGACGCGGAGGGTTGAGAGGATTGAGCTCATTTTGTCAGGGCATCCATCGTCATCGAGAGGAGCTCCAGGAGTAGCGATGCCTTCATTGCCACACTTGACTTCATCGACACCTGCTACTTTGGGTGCCTCACATCCACGGTCTCGCCCACTCCAGCAGcattcctcatccatttcaCTGGCTACGCTGGCACGACCTCCATCCTGGCTTCGGGGCCCTCCGGTCGTTACAGTTCCTCAGGATCGATTTCCTTCCCATCGACGATGTCGGAGACACTTTTCAGATTTGAGCGCACCCCTGAGTAGAGTTTTTGAGATGTTCCAGGCCATGGGATTTTTGGCTCCTCTGGCTCCTAGGACACTTCCAGATCCTGTGCCCCCACAGTTTTGTCTTGATTTATATTGTGCGTACCACCAGTCAGTAGGACATCACACTGATCGTTGCACTGCTCTACGACATGCCATACAGGACATTGTTGATTCTGGGACGTTTGGGCATCCTCAGTCTGATATGTCTCTTATTTCTACCCCAGCTCAGGCCATGCATGCAGACGCCCCTTCACCAGTAGTCCCTGATCTTATTGACTTGGGCGATTGA
- the LOC100255672 gene encoding cytochrome P450 76T24, translating into MDYTPLVLLLLLPSFVWLCFHFLILGSTHRKSFQARLPPGPRPLPIIGNLLELGDKPHHSFTTLSKKYGPLMSLKLGSITTIVISSPETAQQVLNKKDQTFSGRTVPNAIQVASHHHFSIGFLPASAHWRNLRKICSMQIFSLQRVDAFHGLRQKVVQQLLDHAHESCSSGRAVDIGRAAFTIALNLLSNTVFSVDLAHYDSNLSQEFKELIWSILVEVGKPNLADFFPGLRLVDPQGIHKRMSVYFNKLFDVFDSFINQRLQLRASSTDNDVLDALLNLNKQHDHELSCNDIRHLLVDLFSAGTDTTSSTIEWAMAELLNNPKAMAKARDELSQVVGKDRIVEESDISKLPYLHAVVKETFRLHPPAPFLLPRKAEMDSEILGYAVPKNAQVIINVWAIGRDSKTWSDPHSFGPERFLECDIDVKGRDFQLIPFGAGRRICPGLLLGRRMVHLVLASLLHSFDWKLEGGMKPEDMDMSETFGFSVRKAQPLRVVPIKP; encoded by the exons ATGGATTACACCCCACTTGttcttctacttcttcttccttcctttgTCTGGTTATGCTTCCATTTCCTCATCCTTGGCTCCACCCATCGGAAATCCTTCCAAGCCAGGCTTCCGCCGGGCCCCCGCCCTCTACCCATCATCGGGAACCTCCTTGAACTCGGGGACAAGCCCCACCATTCATTCACTACTCTTTCCAAAAAGTATGGCCCTTTGATGTCTCTCAAGCTAGGAAGCATCACCACCATAGTCATTTCCTCTCCAGAAACAGCCCAACAAGTGCTAAACAAAAAAGACCAAACCTTTTCCGGCAGGACAGTTCCCAATGCCATCCAAGTTGCCAGCCATCACCATTTTTCAATAGGGTTTTTACCAGCATCGGCTCATTGGCGGAACCTCAGGAAGATTTGCAGCATGCAGATATTTTCCTTGCAACGTGTTGACGCCTTCCATGGCCTGCGCCAAAAAGTTGTGCAACAACTTCTGGATCATGCTCATGAAAGTTGCAGCAGCGGTCGGGCAGTCGATATTGGCAGAGCAGCCTTCACAATCGCCCTCAACCTTTTATCGAACACTGTTTTCTCTGTTGATTTGGCTCACTATGATTCCAATTTGTCACAAGAGTTCAAGGAACTTATATGGAGTATACTGGTAGAAGTTGGAAAGCCTAATCTTGCAGACTTCTTTCCGGGCCTTAGATTGGTTGATCCACAAGGAATACATAAAAGGATGTCGGTTTATTTTAATAAACTGTTCGACGTTTTTGACAGTTTTATCAATCAAAGGTTACAGTTACGAGCTTCTTCCACAGACAACGATGTATTAGACGCCCTCCTCAATCTCAACAAACAGCATGACCATGAGTTGAGCTGCAATGATATCAGACATCTGCTTGTG GACCTATTTTCTGCGGGGACAGACACCACTTCGAGCACGATAGAGTGGGCAATGGCTGAGTTATTAAACAACCCTAAGGCAATGGCGAAAGCTCGAGATGAACTCAGTCAAGTCGTAGGCAAAGACAGGATAGTTGAAGAATCAGACATCTCAAAGCTCCCTTATCTACATGCAGTAGTGAAAGAAACCTTCAGGTTGCACCCACCCGCTCCATTCCTACTCCCCAGAAAGGCAGAAATGGACTCAGAAATTTTAGGTTATGCGGTGCCCAAGAATGCACAAGTCATCATCAATGTGTGGGCTATTGGCAGAGATTCGAAGACATGGTCGGACCCACATTCTTTTGGGCCCGAAAGGTTTTTGGAGTGTGATATTGATGTCAAGGGCCGAGATTTCCAACTCATTCCCTTCGGCGCTGGAAGAAGAATCTGTCCTGGATTGCTTTTAGGCCGTAGGATGGTGCACTTGGTGTTGGCTTCTCTTCTTCACTCCTTTGATTGGAAACTTGAAGGTGGTATGAAACcggaagacatggacatgagtGAGACGTTTGGGTTTTCAGTACGAAAAGCCCAACCCCTCCGGGTTGTTCCTATCAAACCGTGA